The following are encoded in a window of Bradyrhizobium sp. WBOS07 genomic DNA:
- a CDS encoding ABC transporter ATP-binding protein yields MNDVATNILEVSDLCVDYASTTSFGVTGAPSVRAVKGISLTLQRGETLSLVGESGCGKSTTAMAILQLTPPSGGRVVFDGRDITGFSHRQMRPLRREMQIIYQDPFGSLNPRMTIADLIAEPMAIQGVGRSGHERRAKAAELLDTVGMGTRFLDRYPHQLSGGQRQRVAIARALSLRPKLLICDEPVSALDVSVQAQVLNLFSDLKEQFGLSYLFISHDLGVVRHMSDRVAVMYLGRIVEIATRDDLYGEPLHPYTRILLDAVAVPDPQIERARDHVLLQGEVPSVATPPPGCPFHPRCQSAMPVCSREIPPLRLHGNRQIACHLYDETAANKAIEAAMDGNGNPN; encoded by the coding sequence ATGAACGACGTAGCAACGAATATTCTCGAGGTCTCGGACCTGTGCGTCGACTATGCAAGCACAACCTCTTTCGGCGTAACGGGCGCCCCCTCCGTTCGAGCTGTCAAGGGCATATCCCTCACACTCCAGCGCGGCGAAACTCTCTCGCTCGTCGGCGAAAGCGGTTGCGGCAAATCCACCACGGCCATGGCCATACTACAACTGACGCCGCCGAGCGGCGGCCGGGTCGTGTTCGACGGACGCGATATCACGGGCTTCAGTCATCGCCAGATGCGACCGCTAAGGCGTGAGATGCAGATCATCTACCAGGATCCGTTCGGGTCGCTAAATCCCCGCATGACAATCGCCGACCTGATCGCCGAACCGATGGCGATTCAGGGCGTCGGCAGATCGGGCCACGAGCGCCGCGCGAAGGCTGCCGAACTCCTAGATACGGTCGGAATGGGTACTCGCTTCCTCGACCGCTATCCGCACCAACTCAGCGGCGGCCAGCGTCAGCGGGTCGCCATCGCGCGCGCCCTGTCACTGCGTCCGAAACTGCTCATCTGTGATGAGCCGGTCTCAGCTCTCGACGTCTCAGTGCAGGCCCAGGTTCTGAACTTGTTTTCCGACCTCAAGGAGCAGTTCGGCTTGTCCTATCTGTTCATCTCGCACGACCTCGGCGTCGTCCGACACATGAGCGATCGGGTCGCAGTGATGTATCTCGGACGCATCGTCGAGATCGCGACGCGCGACGACCTCTACGGCGAACCGCTCCATCCCTACACGCGCATTCTTCTCGATGCGGTAGCGGTGCCGGACCCGCAAATCGAGCGCGCCCGCGATCACGTGCTCCTTCAGGGCGAGGTGCCGAGCGTCGCCACCCCCCCGCCCGGCTGTCCATTTCACCCTCGCTGTCAGTCCGCCATGCCGGTCTGCAGCCGCGAAATTCCGCCGCTGCGGTTGCACGGCAATCGGCAGATCGCCTGCCATCTGTATGATGAGACAGCAGCCAATAAGGCAATCGAAGCCGCGATGGACGGAAATGGCAATCCAAACTAG
- a CDS encoding ABC transporter ATP-binding protein → MGIWSGKTELSAVADVSFRAYSGQVVALVGESGAGKSITAMSLTHLLPMPPIKITAGEIRLSGRDMQTQSPKQIRDIRGNEVGIVFQEPMTALNPSLRIWRQIAEPLVRHRRMSWSAAKAQAIYLLKKVRIPDAETKAEAYPHQLSGGMRQRVMVAIAISCEPRLIIADEPTTALDVTVQAQILTLLTDLTRGLGGALLLITHDLGVVARYADWVNVMYAGRIVETAAADDLYRDGRHPYTHALLASVPKIVGPIAHRLESIAGQPPAPSDGTGGCAFAPRCPRRTERCDERPPLSGDERTRNGHLFACWNPL, encoded by the coding sequence GTGGGCATCTGGTCGGGCAAGACGGAGCTGAGTGCTGTCGCAGACGTTTCGTTCCGGGCCTATTCAGGCCAGGTCGTGGCGCTCGTAGGCGAAAGCGGCGCGGGCAAGAGCATCACCGCGATGTCGCTCACCCATCTACTGCCAATGCCACCGATCAAGATCACGGCCGGCGAAATACGCCTCTCCGGCCGTGATATGCAGACGCAGTCACCAAAACAGATCAGGGACATCCGAGGCAACGAGGTCGGCATCGTTTTCCAGGAGCCGATGACAGCGCTGAACCCAAGCCTGCGCATCTGGCGCCAGATCGCCGAGCCGCTGGTGCGTCATCGCCGGATGTCCTGGAGCGCCGCCAAAGCGCAGGCGATCTACCTTCTCAAGAAGGTCCGCATCCCGGATGCAGAGACCAAAGCCGAGGCCTATCCTCACCAGCTCAGTGGGGGTATGCGCCAGCGTGTCATGGTTGCTATCGCGATCTCCTGCGAGCCAAGACTCATCATCGCGGACGAGCCGACGACAGCACTCGACGTCACCGTGCAGGCGCAGATTTTGACGCTTCTCACTGACCTTACCCGCGGATTGGGCGGGGCGCTGCTTCTCATCACGCACGATCTCGGCGTCGTGGCGCGCTACGCCGACTGGGTCAACGTGATGTATGCCGGCCGCATCGTCGAGACAGCGGCGGCCGACGACCTCTATCGCGATGGGCGCCATCCTTATACGCACGCCCTCCTCGCCTCCGTGCCCAAGATCGTCGGTCCGATCGCTCATCGGCTCGAGTCGATCGCTGGGCAGCCACCCGCCCCCTCCGACGGAACCGGGGGCTGCGCCTTCGCACCGCGCTGCCCACGTCGGACCGAACGGTGCGACGAACGCCCTCCGCTTAGCGGCGACGAACGCACACGGAACGGCCATCTGTTCGCGTGCTGGAATCCGCTATGA
- a CDS encoding ABC transporter substrate-binding protein — MVGRHLGTMAVIALGTVIATQAVSAQEPKYGGTLTIVPYSPGIAALSWDPADWNWKVSIDAGPYMEQLMVGDLSKGVRGGGKNNFFSEAWLSDDVLRGELAESWEVVDKPLSIVINLRKNVKWQACKGIMEARDFTAKDVVFAYNRLVASPKANKVYFSFIDRAEETGPHQVTFFLKEYNSEWKYRLGYGYYAGIYPKEITEAPNGGAGNWQNACGTGPFRLTRYEAGAFGDYQANKEYWDRETIDGKPYKIPFVDNLVMRTIGDSQTRLAAFRTGKIDVMANINWDELKSLAPIQDKIKVIEHPDYAGEALAMRVDAPPFDNPKVRLALNLAVDRAAISKQIYGGHADFPHLPMDETWEGYFTPPEKMPNDAREVLQYDPAKAKKLLAEAGLANGFEFKAQVPSFPEQLKKAQIVAGYLSAIGVKMTIEPKEYGAFLSLMTTGKHGPGYWHFAGMSNPTASIEKLYRSSSVWNSARVNDPKVDAALDTIQQERDPDKVKKGVAALTNEMTARAPFLFLPRPRSFTVWWPWVKNYYGEISVSARRDAPVWARAWIDQDLKKSMGF, encoded by the coding sequence ATGGTAGGCCGACATCTCGGAACTATGGCGGTTATCGCGCTCGGGACTGTGATTGCGACCCAAGCCGTGAGCGCCCAGGAACCCAAATACGGTGGCACGCTGACCATCGTTCCTTACTCCCCGGGGATTGCGGCGTTGTCGTGGGATCCCGCCGACTGGAACTGGAAGGTCTCTATCGATGCTGGGCCCTACATGGAGCAGTTGATGGTGGGCGATCTAAGCAAAGGCGTACGTGGCGGCGGGAAGAACAACTTTTTCAGCGAGGCCTGGCTCAGCGACGACGTGCTGCGCGGCGAACTCGCAGAGAGCTGGGAGGTCGTCGACAAACCGCTCTCGATCGTTATCAACCTGCGCAAGAACGTGAAATGGCAGGCCTGCAAAGGCATCATGGAAGCGCGCGACTTTACCGCCAAAGACGTCGTGTTCGCGTATAACCGTCTCGTCGCTAGTCCGAAGGCGAACAAAGTCTATTTTTCCTTCATCGACAGGGCCGAGGAGACGGGACCGCACCAGGTGACCTTCTTCCTGAAGGAGTACAACTCGGAGTGGAAGTACCGCCTCGGCTACGGCTATTACGCCGGCATCTATCCCAAAGAGATCACGGAGGCCCCTAACGGCGGTGCTGGCAACTGGCAGAATGCCTGCGGCACGGGTCCCTTCCGGTTGACGCGGTATGAGGCCGGGGCCTTCGGGGATTATCAGGCTAACAAGGAGTACTGGGACCGCGAGACGATCGACGGCAAACCTTACAAGATCCCATTCGTCGATAACCTTGTGATGCGGACGATCGGGGATTCACAGACACGCCTAGCCGCCTTCCGCACCGGCAAGATCGATGTCATGGCGAATATCAACTGGGACGAACTCAAGTCACTGGCGCCGATCCAAGATAAAATCAAAGTCATCGAACACCCCGACTATGCGGGTGAGGCACTGGCAATGCGGGTCGATGCACCACCCTTCGACAACCCGAAGGTGCGTCTCGCCTTGAATCTCGCGGTCGACCGGGCCGCCATCTCGAAGCAGATCTATGGCGGCCACGCCGACTTTCCGCACCTGCCGATGGACGAAACTTGGGAAGGCTATTTCACGCCGCCCGAAAAGATGCCGAACGATGCCCGGGAGGTTCTCCAGTACGATCCGGCCAAGGCCAAGAAGCTCCTCGCCGAAGCGGGTCTTGCGAATGGTTTCGAGTTCAAGGCACAGGTTCCGAGCTTCCCTGAGCAGCTAAAGAAAGCGCAGATTGTAGCCGGATATCTGTCGGCAATCGGCGTAAAGATGACCATCGAGCCAAAGGAGTATGGAGCGTTTCTCAGTCTGATGACCACCGGCAAGCACGGCCCCGGCTATTGGCATTTCGCAGGCATGAGCAATCCGACGGCCTCAATCGAGAAACTGTACCGGTCCTCTTCCGTCTGGAATTCGGCCCGCGTCAACGACCCGAAGGTCGATGCGGCACTCGACACCATCCAGCAGGAGAGGGACCCGGACAAGGTCAAGAAGGGCGTCGCCGCGCTCACCAATGAGATGACCGCGCGAGCGCCATTCCTGTTTCTGCCCAGGCCGCGCTCGTTCACGGTATGGTGGCCGTGGGTCAAGAATTACTATGGTGAGATTTCGGTCTCCGCTCGGCGTGATGCGCCGGTCTGGGCGCGCGCTTGGATCGATCAGGATCTAAAGAAGTCGATGGGCTTCTGA
- a CDS encoding ABC transporter permease, translating into MTIESPLKIETGPGRGAWAAPVRTFFSRLFKQDILGTVCAGLLAAIVVCALLAPWIAPYDFDAIDLTSLMQGPSWSHHLGTDELGRDILSRIIYGARTSVIVCITAALLSLALSVTLGVLSGYFGGRLDALVQRFVDTWQSFPDLIVLIAGVAVLGPGIVQIIALLGILYGVAGSRIVRGAVLSAREQLYVQAGHSFGAGNWHIILRHILPTIAAPLIVLYTTRLGGVILAESSLSFLGLGVPPPAPAWGRMLSDARPYMFENVWMVAAPGLAITLIVFCVNIFGDSLRDLLDPRGIVRN; encoded by the coding sequence ATGACTATCGAGTCACCTCTGAAGATCGAAACAGGTCCCGGGCGAGGCGCTTGGGCAGCACCCGTCAGGACTTTCTTCAGTCGCCTTTTTAAGCAGGATATCCTCGGAACGGTTTGCGCCGGCCTTCTCGCCGCGATCGTGGTCTGCGCACTCTTGGCACCTTGGATCGCACCGTACGACTTCGACGCGATCGACCTTACATCGCTGATGCAAGGGCCGTCCTGGTCGCACCACCTCGGCACAGACGAACTCGGACGCGACATCCTCAGCCGCATCATCTATGGAGCCCGTACTTCCGTTATCGTCTGTATCACCGCCGCGCTGCTATCGCTCGCCCTATCGGTCACGCTCGGGGTTCTGTCCGGGTATTTCGGCGGACGTCTCGATGCCCTGGTTCAGCGGTTCGTCGATACCTGGCAGAGCTTTCCCGACCTAATCGTGCTGATCGCGGGCGTCGCGGTTCTCGGCCCCGGGATCGTGCAGATCATCGCCCTCCTCGGCATCCTCTACGGCGTTGCCGGTTCGCGCATCGTACGCGGCGCGGTCCTGTCGGCGCGCGAGCAACTGTACGTGCAGGCGGGCCATTCCTTCGGCGCCGGTAACTGGCACATTATTCTCCGGCACATCCTGCCGACGATCGCCGCGCCCCTCATCGTGCTTTACACCACGCGCCTCGGCGGCGTGATCCTGGCCGAATCGAGTCTCAGCTTCCTTGGTCTTGGTGTGCCACCGCCCGCACCCGCGTGGGGCCGTATGCTGAGCGATGCCCGCCCTTACATGTTCGAGAACGTCTGGATGGTCGCGGCCCCTGGCCTCGCGATAACTCTGATCGTTTTTTGCGTGAACATCTTCGGAGACTCTCTCCGCGATCTTCTCGATCCACGCGGAATAGTGCGCAATTGA
- a CDS encoding ABC transporter permease, whose amino-acid sequence MLRYLIRRLVALVPTFLLASVIVFSAIRLIPGNTIDMMMSQNDISASVQTREDLIKALGLDQPVLVQYWHWISSIVFHGDFGRSLWTGDSVTRLVAERMPITLYLGVLAMIFALLIALPVGIISAIRQNKPVDYLGRVFAITALSVPPFWLGTLVVVVPAMLWGIAPTVQYVRLTDDPLLSLRQMVPPAIVLGIALSGVTMRMTRTMVLEVMRQDYVRTAWSKGLDERTVVLRHVLKNALLPVITIVGLQLPLLIGGAVVIEQIFVISGMGQLLLMAVSQRDYPVITGIFLLVGVGVMTINLLVDISYALLDPKIRQG is encoded by the coding sequence ATGCTGAGATATCTAATTCGTCGCCTTGTCGCCCTTGTGCCGACGTTCCTGTTAGCGAGCGTTATTGTGTTCTCGGCCATTCGCCTGATACCGGGAAACACGATCGACATGATGATGTCGCAGAACGACATCTCGGCCAGCGTCCAGACCCGCGAAGATCTTATCAAGGCACTCGGGCTCGATCAGCCGGTCCTTGTACAATATTGGCACTGGATCAGCTCGATTGTGTTCCACGGAGATTTCGGTCGCTCGCTTTGGACGGGAGATAGCGTCACCCGCCTCGTCGCCGAGCGCATGCCGATTACTCTGTATCTAGGCGTGCTGGCCATGATATTCGCGCTCTTGATCGCGCTGCCCGTCGGGATCATCTCGGCGATCCGGCAAAACAAGCCGGTCGATTATCTCGGCCGTGTCTTTGCCATCACGGCCCTGTCCGTCCCGCCTTTTTGGCTCGGGACATTAGTGGTGGTCGTGCCGGCGATGCTCTGGGGGATCGCTCCGACCGTGCAATATGTTCGGCTGACCGACGATCCCCTCCTTAGCCTCCGCCAGATGGTGCCGCCCGCCATCGTCCTCGGCATCGCCTTGTCGGGAGTGACGATGCGGATGACCCGCACCATGGTCCTCGAAGTCATGCGCCAGGATTATGTCCGTACAGCTTGGAGCAAGGGTCTCGACGAGCGGACGGTCGTCCTGCGCCATGTCCTCAAAAACGCGCTTCTGCCGGTCATAACCATCGTCGGGTTGCAGTTGCCCCTGCTGATCGGTGGCGCGGTCGTGATTGAGCAGATCTTCGTGATCTCCGGTATGGGCCAACTACTCCTGATGGCGGTGTCGCAGCGGGACTATCCGGTCATTACGGGCATCTTTCTTCTCGTGGGCGTCGGCGTAATGACGATCAACCTGCTCGTCGACATCAGCTACGCCCTCCTAGATCCCAAGATTCGTCAGGGCTGA
- a CDS encoding FAD-binding oxidoreductase: MAKEKSGYYGQRRKFWSWGYEGEANSKDEIRTMRDRVEQRLGIKDIEILSDPTLDEIELYASRIKIPRTLEDFCTSEKWDRIVHTYGKGFKDMTLIYRRDFKKAPDVVAYPRDEEDIAAIFDWCGENSYACIPYGGGSSVTGGFWGPERDAFPGVVVIDLGNLNKILEVDPVSRCARIQAGILGPALEEQLKPHGLTLRHIPQSWEFSSLGGWIATRSSGHYATHLTHIDDMVESLRVVTPAGTIQNRRLPGSGAGPNPDRLFIGSEGSLGIITDAWMRLQGRVKFRANASISFKTFYQGAKAVRQITQAGLFPANCRYLDEQDAKFYGAGDGTDSVLLLGFESADHPVDAWLERSLEICKDFGGVVKQQAGTADNALETSRSGPQGNWRHQFRYLPRLMHTRAAMGIVSFTFETAYTWDRFEEVDTEIMRRIRKAQKENLGGGIVCRRFSFLYPDGPAPYYSIMAPSTHANSLEAYKMLHDVASDALIELGATITHHHAVGKSFRPWYDKEVDPLFRRVLAAAKTELDPKWMLNPGLIVDKPAGLKIVG, encoded by the coding sequence GTGGCGAAGGAAAAGAGTGGCTACTACGGCCAGCGAAGGAAGTTCTGGTCGTGGGGATATGAAGGTGAAGCTAATTCCAAGGACGAAATCCGAACCATGCGAGACCGCGTGGAGCAGCGGCTTGGAATTAAAGACATCGAAATTCTGTCAGACCCGACTCTGGACGAGATTGAACTTTATGCGTCGCGCATAAAGATCCCGCGAACGCTGGAGGATTTCTGTACCTCGGAAAAATGGGACAGAATTGTTCATACGTACGGTAAGGGTTTCAAGGACATGACCCTTATCTACCGGCGCGATTTCAAGAAGGCTCCGGACGTCGTGGCCTATCCGCGCGACGAAGAAGACATCGCTGCCATCTTCGACTGGTGCGGGGAAAATAGTTATGCATGCATCCCGTATGGCGGCGGATCGAGCGTCACCGGCGGCTTCTGGGGTCCCGAGCGCGACGCCTTTCCCGGGGTCGTCGTAATCGACTTGGGCAACCTCAACAAGATTCTCGAAGTCGACCCCGTGTCGCGCTGCGCGCGGATCCAGGCGGGCATTCTCGGTCCGGCTCTGGAAGAACAACTGAAGCCGCATGGCCTCACCTTGCGCCATATTCCGCAATCGTGGGAATTCTCATCGCTGGGCGGTTGGATCGCAACCCGCTCGTCCGGTCACTATGCGACCCATCTCACGCATATTGACGACATGGTGGAAAGCCTGCGCGTGGTCACCCCGGCGGGAACGATCCAGAACCGCCGCCTGCCAGGCTCGGGTGCGGGACCCAATCCGGATCGGCTGTTCATCGGGTCTGAGGGCTCGCTGGGCATCATCACCGATGCATGGATGCGTCTACAGGGGCGTGTGAAATTCCGTGCGAATGCGTCGATCTCCTTCAAGACGTTCTATCAGGGTGCCAAGGCCGTCCGTCAGATCACCCAAGCAGGACTGTTCCCGGCGAACTGTCGCTATCTGGACGAGCAGGACGCCAAATTCTACGGCGCTGGAGACGGCACCGATTCGGTCCTGTTGCTGGGCTTCGAATCCGCCGACCATCCGGTGGACGCGTGGCTGGAGCGTAGTCTCGAAATCTGCAAGGACTTCGGTGGCGTCGTGAAGCAACAGGCGGGAACTGCGGACAACGCGCTGGAGACCAGCCGTAGCGGGCCGCAGGGTAACTGGCGGCACCAGTTCAGATATCTGCCCCGGTTGATGCATACGCGCGCAGCGATGGGAATCGTCAGCTTCACGTTCGAAACTGCCTACACTTGGGATCGGTTCGAAGAAGTCGATACCGAGATCATGCGTCGCATCCGGAAGGCCCAGAAGGAAAATCTTGGCGGCGGCATCGTCTGCCGCAGGTTCTCCTTCCTGTATCCGGACGGCCCGGCTCCTTACTATTCGATCATGGCTCCTTCGACGCACGCCAACAGCCTTGAAGCCTATAAGATGCTCCACGACGTTGCGTCGGACGCGCTAATCGAACTCGGCGCAACCATCACGCACCACCATGCTGTCGGAAAATCGTTCCGTCCTTGGTACGACAAGGAAGTCGATCCGTTGTTCCGCCGTGTGCTGGCAGCCGCCAAGACCGAACTGGACCCGAAGTGGATGTTGAACCCTGGGCTGATCGTTGACAAGCCAGCAGGGCTCAAGATCGTCGGATAG
- a CDS encoding glutathione S-transferase N-terminal domain-containing protein: MIDLYFWPTPNGYKAAIMLAELDLEYRVVPVDITAGEQFHPEFLKINPNNKVPAIVDHDGPHNKPYAVFESAVVLIYLAEKSGRFLSQDPEKRYDTLKWLVFQNTTMGPMLGQAHHFMVYATEKIDYAIERYDREVGRIYNILEKRLGEFEYLAGEYSIADISTFPWVRTRKLHRRDLSEYPNIDRWYQAIKDRPGVRAGINTLSDSKQWEAKPGTEAWKNMFGKN, from the coding sequence ATGATTGATCTATACTTCTGGCCAACCCCGAACGGGTATAAAGCAGCCATAATGCTGGCAGAGTTGGACTTGGAGTATCGTGTAGTTCCGGTTGATATAACGGCAGGTGAGCAGTTTCATCCGGAATTTCTGAAGATCAATCCAAATAACAAAGTGCCGGCCATCGTGGATCACGATGGCCCGCACAACAAGCCATATGCAGTTTTTGAATCCGCGGTCGTTCTTATCTATCTCGCGGAAAAGTCCGGTAGATTTCTCTCTCAGGATCCTGAAAAGCGCTACGATACGCTAAAGTGGCTTGTATTTCAGAATACGACGATGGGTCCAATGCTGGGCCAAGCGCACCACTTCATGGTGTATGCGACTGAGAAGATCGATTACGCGATCGAACGTTATGATCGGGAAGTTGGTCGAATATACAACATTCTCGAGAAGCGCCTTGGCGAATTTGAATATCTCGCCGGCGAGTATTCCATCGCTGACATCAGCACATTCCCTTGGGTTCGCACGCGAAAGCTGCATCGACGTGACTTGTCGGAGTACCCGAACATTGATCGATGGTACCAGGCGATCAAAGACCGTCCGGGGGTTAGGGCGGGCATAAATACGTTGTCCGACAGCAAACAATGGGAAGCGAAGCCGGGCACCGAGGCCTGGAAGAATATGTTCGGAAAGAACTGA
- a CDS encoding non-heme iron oxygenase ferredoxin subunit, translating into MTNWVKAALTKDVSDDSIQQLNINGCKVALYRCGEEYFATSDVCTHAYALLSDGWLDGYEIECPLHGARFDVRTGAALTSPAETALATYPVRVAGDAVEIDVTSAPSNPDAST; encoded by the coding sequence ATGACTAACTGGGTAAAAGCCGCTCTTACGAAAGATGTGTCGGATGACAGCATTCAGCAGCTCAATATCAACGGATGCAAAGTTGCGCTCTACCGCTGCGGCGAAGAGTATTTTGCCACGTCTGACGTTTGTACTCATGCCTATGCACTTCTGTCCGACGGTTGGCTCGATGGTTACGAGATCGAGTGCCCGCTTCATGGCGCCCGCTTCGATGTTCGAACGGGCGCGGCGTTGACCTCACCAGCAGAAACGGCCCTGGCAACCTATCCTGTTCGTGTCGCCGGTGATGCTGTGGAAATCGATGTCACCTCGGCACCGTCTAATCCCGACGCGTCAACCTAA
- a CDS encoding SRPBCC family protein — translation MVSKLLDDRPDDGIFRVDRTVFTDQDIFERELTHVFEGTWVFVGLESQLRKPNDFVTTYIGRHPVLITKDGTGEIRCFFNTCRHRGAIVCPFKKGNQKFHVCRYHGWSYDSAGKNVSMTDEKDGQYPPSFLADDHGLKPVPKIASYRGLLFASVSPDVPTLEEHLGDARAFIDLVVDQGIEGLEFVDGNVSYTFDANWKLQFENGLDYYHFASTHSSYIDVLKKREVRRGPLEVKPWNPTETDPDAQGSFSLARGHAMMWSIHASRVYKLRPLNQDGKLLSTVQGQTREDKLKWMFRQRNLTIYPNLQIVDIGTLQLRTWRPLAPDKTEITSHCLAPVGESDEARRVRIRLYEDFFNPSGLATSDDNVMYELCQTGYGARFAGPTQGYARGLRPKSGEALNYSSELQVSPDRWTYGAPLFGDETCFHSGYREWLRLMTRDPSEG, via the coding sequence ATGGTTTCGAAGCTGCTGGACGATCGACCCGATGACGGAATATTTCGGGTAGATCGGACGGTGTTCACCGACCAGGATATTTTTGAGCGCGAACTTACTCACGTTTTCGAGGGGACTTGGGTTTTCGTCGGGCTGGAAAGTCAGTTACGCAAGCCGAATGACTTCGTGACGACGTACATCGGGCGCCACCCCGTCCTGATTACAAAGGACGGGACTGGAGAAATTCGATGCTTCTTTAACACCTGTCGCCACCGCGGGGCGATCGTTTGCCCCTTTAAGAAGGGCAATCAGAAATTCCATGTTTGTCGCTATCATGGGTGGTCGTACGATAGTGCCGGCAAGAATGTTTCGATGACCGATGAGAAGGATGGCCAGTATCCGCCGTCCTTTCTTGCGGATGATCATGGCCTCAAGCCTGTTCCCAAGATTGCAAGCTATCGAGGGCTTCTGTTTGCAAGCGTGTCGCCCGACGTGCCGACGCTAGAGGAGCATCTTGGTGACGCGCGCGCGTTTATCGATCTCGTTGTCGATCAGGGCATCGAAGGGCTGGAGTTCGTTGACGGAAACGTAAGCTACACGTTCGACGCCAATTGGAAGCTTCAGTTCGAGAACGGGCTTGATTATTACCACTTCGCTTCAACGCACAGTTCGTATATCGACGTTCTCAAGAAGCGTGAAGTGCGGAGAGGACCGCTAGAAGTAAAGCCGTGGAATCCGACAGAGACCGACCCCGACGCGCAAGGAAGCTTCAGCCTGGCGAGGGGGCACGCGATGATGTGGTCCATTCATGCGTCAAGGGTTTATAAGCTCCGCCCTCTCAATCAGGATGGCAAACTTCTGTCGACGGTTCAGGGGCAGACTCGGGAAGACAAGCTCAAGTGGATGTTTCGTCAGCGCAATCTCACGATTTATCCTAACCTGCAGATCGTTGATATCGGCACGCTGCAGTTGCGGACGTGGCGGCCATTGGCTCCGGACAAGACGGAGATTACGTCTCACTGTCTTGCCCCAGTTGGTGAAAGTGACGAGGCGCGCCGCGTTCGCATCCGTCTGTATGAGGATTTCTTCAATCCGAGCGGTCTTGCGACGTCCGACGACAACGTCATGTACGAGCTTTGCCAGACCGGCTACGGAGCTCGTTTCGCTGGTCCTACGCAGGGGTATGCGCGAGGCTTGAGGCCGAAGTCCGGCGAGGCACTCAACTACTCTTCCGAATT